A DNA window from Ranitomeya imitator isolate aRanImi1 chromosome 2, aRanImi1.pri, whole genome shotgun sequence contains the following coding sequences:
- the LOC138665354 gene encoding zinc finger protein 665-like isoform X2, producing the protein MIPFKSITRPRKKQAFIWLFRQKNKKDMAIGRRGCSSSDSSRSNFQQTIFYKAKDFLIDPPKMEVCKELMTERVLNLSLNMIYLLTRENFKVVKKTPSECLSLVSGEWSQTSGPIAEPPSCATIHERNEQILEIAYKIIELLTGEVPLRCEDIAVSFSVDEWEFLVGHKDAYKYVMLNCSSTSSDECSKLNLPDIYPGDLHFQNCPEENSFVPQDLQDEDIIDLKVEIIEREEDIYIQCDQLSMDEGFPTDISTLDRSKLLDGQLVSSPNCEIEDNIKQHFPEELYTVPSVHPVFFNAHEFSEYCFQEDISPIHSSDVTQCSGLKNGQLFSCSECGKVFSQKSNLFRHKRTHTGEKPFSCDKCNKSFTQQTHLVEHQVFHTGKKPFSCSTCGKRFTHRAILYRHQQIHTGERPFTCDECGKSFSYKSYLVEHQRFHMKEKPYSCSECGKSFGKKSVLVKHLRLHSEQNQFMCPECGKCFTNKLMFGKHQKIHTGEKPYLCLECGKCFVKKSVLVDHQRTHTGERPYPCLECGKCFSKKSGLVKHHRTHTGERPFPCSECGKCFSQKSGLVKHQKIHTLENSVSCLDCENGNTCIHPERHEIHNEDRPFACSECGKGFTQKAYLVKHQKIHTGEKPFSCSECEKRFLLKDHLERHQRIHTGEKPFSCSECGRCFTQKKSLVQHHKIHTGEKPFSCLECGKRFTRKCQLEIHQRSHTGEKPFLCSECGKFFIQKSDLVRHQKIHPDGKSSKIGNGELRLRKDREERPFLCSECGKCFARKSVLVKHQKFHTGEKPYSCSECGKCFTMKSGLVAHQKIHTGVKPFSCSDCGKCFTRKSQLEMHQRTHTGEKPFSCSDCGKCFIQRSDLIRHHRIHTPSSVSQLPKLSILNSFSIDPLHSHIIVT; encoded by the exons ATGATAcctttcaaaagtataactcgtcccagaaaaaaacaagccttcatatggctatttcgacagaaaaataaaaaagatatggctatTGGAAGAAGAG GCTGTAGCAGTTCAGACTCTTCCCGGAGTAATTTTCAGCAAACAATCTTTTACAAGGCAAAGGACTTCTTGATTGACCCTCCGAAAATGGAAGTATGCAAAGAGCTGATGACAGAAAGGGTGCTAAACCTTTCCTTGAACATGATCTACCTGCTTACCAGAGAG AATTTTAAAGTAGTTAAAAAGACACCCAGTGAATGTTTGAGCCTTGTGTCAGGAGAATGGAGCCAAACCTCAGGCCCAATCGCAGAACCACCATCTTGCGCAACAATACATGAAAGAAATGAGCAGATCCTAGAAATTGCCTACAAAATAATTGAGctactgactggagag GTTCCTTTAAGGTGTGAAGATATTGCTGTCAGTTTTTCTGTGGATGAGTGGGAGTTTTTGGTAGGACACAAAGATGCATACAAGTATGTTATGCTGAACTGTTCTTCTACATCATCTG ATGAATGCAGTAAACTTAATTTACCGGATATATATCCAGGCGATCTGCATTTCCAGAACTGTCCAGAAGAAAATTCCTTTGTCCCACAGGACCTTCAG GATGAAGATATAATTGATCTTAAAGTTGAAATCATAGAGCGAGAAGAAGATATCTATATCCAGTGTGATCAACTGTCCATGGATGAGGGATTTCCTACAGATATTAGCACTC ttgaccgcagcaaGTTGTTAGACGGACAGCTTGTTTCATCTCCAAATTGTGAAATTGAAGATAACATTAAACAGCATTTTCCAGAAGAATTATATACTGTCCCAAGTGTACACCCAGTGTTTTTCAATGCACACGAGTTCTCTGAGTACTGTTTTCAAGAGGACATTTCACCTATTCATTCATCTGATGTTACACAGTGTTCAGGACTTAAAAATGGTCAATTGTTTTCATGTTCTGAGTGTGGAAAAGTTTTTAGCCAGAAGTCCAATCTTTTTAGACACAAAAGAacacacacaggagagaagccgttttcatgtgaTAAGTGCAACAAATCTTTTACTCAGCAGACACATCTTGTGGAACATCAGGTATTTCACACGGggaaaaagcctttttcatgttctacATGTGGAAAACGGTTTACCCACAGAGCTATTCTTTATAGACATCAACAAATTCACACTGGTGAAAGGCCTTTTACATGTGACGAATGTGGTAAATCTTTTTCTTATAAATCGTACCTGGTAGAACATCAGAGATTTCACATGAAGGAGAAACcatactcctgttcagaatgtggaaaatctttTGGCAAAAAATCTGTTCTTGTTAAACATTTGAGACTTCACTCAGAGCAGAATCAGTTTatgtgtccagaatgtgggaaatgttttaccaacaaATTGATGTTTGGgaaacatcaaaaaattcacacaggggagaaaccatatttgtgtttagaatgtgggaaatgttttgtcaaGAAGTCAGTTCTTGTTgaccatcaaagaactcacacaggagaaagaCCGTAtccatgtttggaatgtgggaaatgtttttcaaaGAAATCGGGTCTTGTGAAACATCATCgcactcacacaggggagaggccttttccatgttcagaatgtgggaaatgtttttcacaGAAATCTGGTCTTgttaaacatcaaaaaattcatACATTGGAGAATTCAGTTTCATGTTTGGATTGTGAGAATGGTAATACCTGTATCCACCCTGAAAGACATGAAATTCATAATGAGGATAGACCAtttgcatgttcagaatgtggaaaagggTTTACCCAGAAAGCATATCTCGTTAAACATCAGaaaattcatacaggagagaagccattttcatgctcagaatgtgagaaACGTTTTTTGCTGAAAGATCATCTAGagcgacatcagagaattcacacaggggagaagccattttcatgttcagaatgtggtaggtGTTTTACACAGAAAAAATCTCTTGTTCAACATCATAAAATCCACACTGGTGAGAAACCGTTTTCATGCTTAGAATGTGGAAAACGTTTTACACGTAAATGTCAGCTAGAAAtacaccagagaagtcacacaggggagaagccttttttatgttcggaATGTGGTAAATTTTTTATCCAAAAATCTGATCTTGTCCGACATCAGAAAATTCATCCAGATGGAAAGTCCTCAAAAATTGGGAATGGTGAACTTCGTCTGAGAAAAGACCGAGAAGAGcggccatttttatgttcagaatgtgggaaatgctttgctCGGAAATCAGTTCTTGTTAAGCATCAAAAAtttcacacaggagaaaaaccgtattcttgttcagaatgtgggaaatgttttactatgAAATCTGGGCTTGTTGCACATCAGAAAATCCATACAGGAgtgaagccgttttcatgttcagactgtggaaaatgttttacacgtaAATCTCAACTTGAGATGCATCAAAGAACTcatacaggagagaaaccattttcatgttcggactgtggaaaatgttttatccaGAGATCAGATCTTATTAGACATCACAGAATTCACACACCTTCAAGTGTCTCTCAACTTCCCAAGCTCTCTATCTTGAATAGTTTTTCCATTGATCCGCTACACTCACATATTATAGTTACATGA